The following are from one region of the Acidobacteriota bacterium genome:
- the serC gene encoding 3-phosphoserine/phosphohydroxythreonine transaminase produces the protein MAHRVFNFSAGPSTLPLSVLEQVQAELLDYRGTGMSIMESSHRSPEYDAVNESAIALTREVLGLPDDFHILFLTGGASQQFAMIPMNFLKQGGVGSYVDTGTWSSKAIKECQGIGETHVAFAGKGGDYAHIPTDDELDVPEGAEYLHITTNNTIKGTQFHHTPNVKVPLIADMSSDIGSMRRDYSAYSMLYAGAQKNLGPAGVTLVAMRDELLQKSNDELPTVLNYKTPAGKKSLYNTPPSFPIYVVNLVLQWIKDQGGLKAVERVNQQKKDLVYGMIDEHPEFFRGTAEKDSRSWMNLTLRLPDEAMEKRFIAEAKAEGLGGLKGHRSVGGIRVSLYNAMPLAGAEAVCHFMKQFMAKG, from the coding sequence ATGGCACACAGAGTCTTCAATTTCAGCGCCGGCCCGTCCACCCTTCCACTTTCGGTCCTCGAACAGGTCCAGGCCGAGCTTCTCGATTACCGGGGAACCGGCATGTCGATCATGGAGAGCTCTCACCGCTCTCCCGAGTACGATGCGGTCAACGAGAGCGCCATCGCGCTGACCCGTGAGGTGTTGGGTCTGCCGGACGATTTCCACATCCTGTTCCTGACCGGTGGCGCCTCGCAGCAGTTCGCGATGATCCCGATGAATTTTCTCAAGCAGGGTGGCGTCGGCTCGTACGTCGATACCGGGACCTGGTCTTCCAAGGCGATCAAGGAGTGTCAGGGCATCGGCGAGACCCACGTCGCGTTCGCCGGCAAGGGAGGGGACTACGCCCATATTCCGACCGACGACGAACTGGACGTCCCCGAAGGCGCGGAGTACCTGCACATCACGACCAACAACACGATCAAGGGCACGCAGTTCCACCACACCCCGAATGTCAAGGTGCCGCTGATCGCCGATATGTCGTCGGACATCGGCTCGATGCGTCGGGACTACTCGGCCTACTCCATGCTCTACGCCGGGGCGCAGAAGAACCTGGGTCCGGCCGGTGTGACGCTGGTCGCGATGCGTGACGAGCTGCTGCAGAAATCGAACGACGAGCTACCGACCGTGCTGAACTACAAGACCCCGGCCGGCAAGAAGTCGCTCTACAACACGCCGCCGTCGTTTCCGATCTACGTCGTCAACCTGGTGCTGCAATGGATCAAGGATCAGGGCGGACTGAAGGCGGTGGAGCGGGTGAATCAGCAGAAGAAGGACCTGGTCTACGGCATGATCGACGAGCATCCGGAGTTCTTTCGTGGCACCGCCGAGAAAGACAGTCGCTCGTGGATGAACCTCACCCTGCGTCTTCCCGACGAGGCGATGGAGAAGCGCTTCATCGCCGAGGCCAAGGCCGAGGGTTTAGGCGGTCTCAAGGGTCATCGTAGCGTCGGCGGCATCCGTGTTTCGCTCTACAATGCGATGCCGCTGGCCGGTGCGGAGGCCGTTTGCCACTTCATGAAACAGTTCATGGCCAAGGGATAG
- a CDS encoding family 16 glycosylhydrolase — protein sequence MKSFKTHRVSGLAFILLASLIGAVQPASAQCVDIPGCVLVWSDEFDGTAVDPSRWSFQLGDGTEVGLPPGWGNNELQYYQAENATVAGGVLTLTAKEESVAGHDYTSARMRSLGKGDWTYGRIEMRAKMPIGQGLWPAFWMFPSDSVYGGWAASGEIDIVESIGSQPYRIFGTIHYGAPWPQNRFSSTRYDLNSGTFHDGFHVFALEWELGEIRWYVDGLRFARRSSWFSTGGPFPAPFNADFHLLLNLAVGGNLPGSPDLSTIFPQEFVIDYVRVYQLPPTVEITSPTGDDMLAPGDDLTVTADTLDTVSIQRVEFLQDKAVLGEDTSPPFEITVPGVAAGCYTLRARAWDDGGTPVSSPPVNIMVGSGCPQAPYRMTPAAVPGTFEAEDFDIGGQGIAYNDADSNNNGGAYRPGEGVDLEGTSDAGSGFDVGWTVPGEWIEYSLDVTAGTYDIELRVASLSDGGTLHIESDGIDETGPITFAATGGWQNWTTIRVEDVTLHAGMQTMRLVIDAGEFNINKISVVEPPDTDADGVPDRADACVLSDLSPTVIIDGCNSETSNLLGADGCTFSDRISEAAAGALNHGGFVSSVSQLMNAAKKAGLVSGAQRAAVVSCAARSDLPSVDRRRSSRSVPARSMTGIRDRR from the coding sequence ATGAAGAGCTTCAAGACCCACCGCGTTTCGGGACTGGCTTTCATCCTGCTGGCGTCTCTGATCGGCGCGGTGCAGCCGGCGTCGGCGCAATGCGTCGACATCCCGGGGTGCGTTCTGGTCTGGTCGGACGAATTCGACGGCACCGCGGTGGACCCGTCCAGGTGGTCCTTCCAGCTCGGTGACGGTACCGAGGTGGGCCTGCCGCCCGGGTGGGGCAACAACGAACTCCAGTACTACCAGGCCGAGAACGCGACGGTCGCGGGGGGCGTGTTGACTCTCACCGCGAAGGAGGAGTCGGTCGCCGGTCATGACTACACGTCGGCCCGCATGCGCTCGCTGGGCAAGGGCGACTGGACCTACGGACGCATTGAAATGCGCGCGAAGATGCCGATCGGACAGGGCCTCTGGCCGGCGTTCTGGATGTTCCCCTCGGACTCGGTTTACGGCGGCTGGGCGGCCAGTGGCGAGATCGACATCGTCGAGTCCATCGGTAGCCAACCCTACCGTATCTTCGGGACGATCCATTACGGCGCCCCCTGGCCCCAGAACCGCTTCTCGTCAACCCGCTACGACCTGAACAGCGGCACGTTCCACGACGGTTTCCACGTCTTCGCCCTGGAGTGGGAGCTCGGCGAGATCCGCTGGTACGTGGACGGTTTACGGTTCGCCAGACGTAGTAGCTGGTTCTCCACCGGTGGGCCGTTCCCGGCACCTTTCAACGCCGACTTCCACCTGCTGTTGAACCTGGCGGTCGGTGGCAACCTGCCCGGCTCGCCCGACCTATCGACGATCTTTCCGCAGGAGTTCGTGATCGATTACGTCAGGGTTTACCAGCTACCGCCAACCGTGGAGATCACCAGCCCGACGGGCGACGACATGCTCGCCCCGGGAGACGATCTGACGGTCACCGCCGACACCCTCGACACCGTTTCGATCCAACGAGTCGAGTTCCTGCAGGACAAGGCTGTTCTCGGTGAGGACACGTCGCCGCCTTTTGAAATCACCGTGCCCGGCGTCGCGGCCGGCTGTTACACCTTGCGGGCGCGGGCGTGGGACGACGGCGGCACGCCGGTCTCCTCGCCGCCGGTGAACATCATGGTTGGGTCCGGCTGCCCACAGGCGCCCTACCGGATGACGCCTGCGGCCGTCCCGGGGACGTTCGAAGCCGAGGACTTCGACATCGGCGGCCAGGGCATCGCGTACAACGACGCCGACTCCAATAACAACGGCGGTGCCTACCGGCCCGGCGAGGGCGTCGATCTGGAGGGCACGTCGGACGCCGGTTCCGGCTTCGATGTCGGCTGGACGGTGCCCGGCGAGTGGATCGAGTACTCGCTGGACGTCACCGCCGGGACCTACGATATCGAGTTGCGGGTAGCCTCGCTGTCCGACGGGGGCACGCTGCACATCGAGTCTGACGGAATCGACGAGACCGGACCCATCACCTTCGCCGCGACCGGCGGCTGGCAGAACTGGACCACGATCCGCGTCGAGGACGTGACCCTTCATGCCGGCATGCAAACGATGCGTCTCGTGATCGACGCAGGCGAGTTCAATATCAACAAGATCTCCGTCGTCGAGCCGCCGGATACGGATGCAGACGGAGTGCCGGACCGCGCCGACGCCTGCGTTCTCTCCGACCTCTCGCCGACCGTGATCATCGACGGCTGCAACTCGGAGACGTCCAACCTGCTGGGCGCCGACGGCTGCACATTCTCCGACAGGATTAGCGAGGCGGCCGCCGGTGCCCTGAATCACGGGGGTTTCGTCAGCAGCGTGAGCCAACTGATGAATGCGGCCAAGAAGGCGGGTCTCGTCAGCGGCGCGCAGAGGGCAGCGGTGGTGAGTTGCGCGGCTCGATCCGACCTACCGTCCGTGGATCGTAGGCGCAGCTCGCGCTCGGTTCCTGCACGGTCAATGACGGGCATTCGGGATCGTCGGTAG
- a CDS encoding TonB-dependent receptor has protein sequence MKAGRGLVVLFCLGAISLIGVGLSLAQEPEKAKETTEEKQEEKTPETDESKDPTDEKEKAKTPTPDPYDESVTVTATKVETDLMKTPIAVSVFDQDELDREGVQNIRDMAQMVPNMDIATINGQSAPIISMRGVRSTNETELGDSAVGVHMDGVYSPRMQGILGLMFDNERVEVLRGPQGTLFGRNSTVGSINIVTAKPKLNKFEGTGVVRGGIWNSQEVASMVNIPVSDKFAFRVAARSYQRDSYLKGYWDPNQYDQRRIAGLVQEADVIAPGSLDATTGENLCTSPRCYTRTQNANWWANTANNGEGYEIRELVAADSEDFYMNADEWAYRLSALWKPSKKVAVDFSFQQYRSDSAGGVDLVNCKKLRGRPKYENVFDEDENSPTFGDQIGIVQFGTNDCGDMFPKDDTYQAVVSTPGRLFLDINYLRSRVTWDIKDDLRFVYVGGGERLERESAQDMEQSLNAWDQAFFFLPGTGSQAYSHEFQLQSYGDKNFNWITGVNYFRERTQTIGYFDNTIDSKALFDQPNRGTNAAALFAQGTYSYSPKWHVTLGYRFSDETKEDKGGRTYNCTVANGCAPQVDREMIIPGLTAFERESLNALPIGFFADPANYPEFTANDNKGSWSHSDFRVGLDYDKSDNTLLYAYIATGFKAGGIGDVFDEVNPRTNEQIRVETSYIPEEVTTIELGFKQRLPKKKLDLRGAYFYSNYEDMQYASVGAIGFTERLDFIRDDFGNLIPDPFGGFLFGWVPAPITAYFTQNVPGAKIQGFEFEYDWRPWRGGRIKGYASWLDTKITEDWLTIWSYDPVSYLNLSFDDSINPETPELEVNLKGNELAVSAPFKLHMTLDHAFLMPSGQTTVVPWVTAHWEDDSYLTVWNVDKHTDDLEFVIFDEDIKYTDDKREAWSMVHAGVRIYHGNWTTEFYGYNLTNEVIQWWGGAAEQVAKGSFSEPRNYGFHIGLKF, from the coding sequence GGTTCTGTTCTGTCTCGGAGCGATCTCCCTGATCGGGGTCGGTCTCAGTCTGGCCCAGGAGCCAGAGAAGGCGAAAGAGACAACGGAAGAAAAGCAGGAAGAGAAAACACCTGAGACCGACGAGTCGAAGGACCCCACTGACGAGAAGGAGAAGGCGAAGACGCCTACACCCGATCCGTACGACGAGTCGGTCACCGTCACCGCGACCAAAGTCGAAACCGATCTGATGAAGACCCCGATTGCCGTCTCGGTGTTCGACCAGGACGAGCTGGATCGGGAAGGGGTTCAGAACATCCGGGACATGGCCCAGATGGTCCCGAACATGGACATCGCCACCATCAATGGACAATCGGCCCCGATCATCTCCATGCGTGGCGTGCGCTCGACCAACGAAACCGAACTCGGCGACTCGGCCGTCGGCGTTCATATGGACGGAGTCTACTCACCGCGGATGCAGGGGATCCTCGGGCTGATGTTCGACAACGAGCGGGTCGAGGTGCTACGTGGGCCCCAGGGGACGCTCTTCGGAAGGAACTCGACGGTCGGCAGCATTAACATCGTGACGGCCAAGCCCAAGCTGAACAAGTTCGAAGGCACCGGGGTCGTGCGGGGCGGAATCTGGAACTCGCAAGAAGTCGCCAGCATGGTCAATATCCCGGTCTCCGACAAGTTCGCCTTTCGAGTCGCGGCTCGGTCCTACCAGCGCGATTCTTACCTCAAGGGCTACTGGGACCCGAACCAGTACGACCAGCGCCGGATTGCGGGTCTGGTGCAGGAAGCCGACGTCATCGCACCCGGCAGTCTCGACGCGACGACGGGCGAAAACCTGTGTACAAGCCCCAGATGCTACACGCGAACCCAGAACGCCAACTGGTGGGCCAACACCGCCAACAACGGCGAGGGCTACGAAATCCGTGAGCTCGTGGCCGCGGATAGCGAAGACTTCTACATGAACGCCGACGAGTGGGCGTATCGGCTGAGCGCTCTCTGGAAGCCCAGCAAGAAGGTCGCCGTGGACTTTAGCTTTCAGCAGTACAGGAGCGACAGCGCCGGTGGAGTCGATCTGGTCAACTGCAAGAAGCTTCGAGGGCGCCCGAAATACGAGAACGTGTTCGACGAAGACGAGAACTCGCCGACCTTCGGCGATCAGATCGGCATCGTACAATTCGGCACGAATGACTGCGGCGACATGTTCCCGAAAGACGACACCTACCAGGCCGTGGTCAGCACGCCCGGCCGACTTTTCCTCGACATCAACTATCTGCGCTCCCGAGTCACCTGGGACATCAAGGATGACCTGCGCTTCGTGTACGTCGGCGGCGGCGAAAGATTGGAACGTGAGTCGGCCCAGGATATGGAGCAGAGCCTGAACGCATGGGATCAGGCGTTCTTCTTCCTACCCGGCACCGGCTCGCAAGCGTACTCGCACGAATTCCAGCTCCAATCGTACGGCGACAAGAATTTCAACTGGATCACGGGAGTGAACTATTTCCGCGAGAGAACGCAGACGATCGGTTACTTCGACAACACGATCGACAGCAAGGCTCTGTTCGATCAGCCGAACCGTGGCACGAATGCGGCCGCGCTCTTTGCCCAGGGAACCTACTCCTACTCGCCCAAGTGGCACGTCACTCTCGGATACCGCTTCAGTGACGAGACCAAGGAAGACAAGGGTGGGCGCACCTACAACTGCACGGTGGCCAATGGCTGTGCGCCCCAGGTCGACCGCGAGATGATCATCCCGGGTCTGACCGCCTTCGAGCGGGAGTCCCTGAATGCGTTACCGATAGGCTTCTTCGCAGATCCCGCCAACTACCCGGAATTCACGGCCAACGATAACAAGGGTTCCTGGTCCCACAGCGATTTCCGTGTCGGGCTGGACTACGACAAAAGCGACAACACACTCCTCTACGCCTACATTGCGACGGGCTTCAAGGCGGGCGGCATCGGCGACGTGTTCGACGAGGTCAACCCGAGGACCAACGAGCAGATCCGTGTTGAAACCTCGTATATTCCGGAAGAGGTGACCACCATTGAGCTCGGCTTCAAGCAACGGCTGCCGAAGAAAAAGCTCGATCTGAGAGGCGCCTACTTCTATTCCAATTACGAAGATATGCAGTACGCGTCGGTTGGCGCGATCGGTTTCACCGAGAGATTGGATTTTATCCGGGACGACTTCGGGAACCTGATCCCGGACCCCTTTGGCGGATTCCTCTTCGGTTGGGTACCCGCTCCAATCACCGCTTACTTCACGCAGAACGTGCCCGGGGCGAAGATTCAGGGGTTCGAGTTCGAGTACGACTGGCGCCCGTGGCGCGGTGGCCGGATCAAGGGCTATGCGAGTTGGCTGGATACGAAAATCACCGAGGACTGGTTGACGATCTGGAGTTACGATCCGGTCTCCTACTTGAATCTCTCGTTCGACGATTCGATCAACCCGGAGACGCCGGAGTTAGAGGTCAATCTCAAGGGCAACGAGTTGGCCGTGTCGGCACCGTTCAAGCTCCACATGACGCTCGATCATGCCTTTCTCATGCCCTCAGGCCAGACGACGGTCGTTCCATGGGTAACGGCTCACTGGGAGGACGACTCCTACCTGACCGTGTGGAACGTCGACAAACACACGGACGACCTGGAGTTTGTTATCTTCGACGAGGACATCAAGTACACGGACGACAAGCGTGAAGCGTGGTCCATGGTGCATGCGGGGGTTCGCATCTACCACGGGAATTGGACGACGGAATTCTACGGTTACAATCTGACGAACGAGGTAATCCAGTGGTGGGGCGGAGCCGCAGAACAGGTCGCCAAGGGCAGCTTCAGCGAGCCGCGGAACTACGGATTCCACATCGGGCTGAAATTCTGA
- a CDS encoding MFS transporter, translated as MNTTEHHITAAEDRIPLRQKSAYAVGMFVNNLQAAALPAMVVILNLGLGMDPFLVGLIAAIPRAFDAISDPMVGYISDRTRTMWGRRRPFILVGAILSGLIFALMWQLPGGRSESFYFWVFLGASVLFFLAYTLYATPFVAFGYEMTADYHERTRLHMFANTAGQLVWLGVPWFYAIMANQNLFRDTVHGARTLAIAVGITVAVLGVVPAVFCRERHLPVPAAGKQQGVFANTLQFFKGVGITLGCKPFVKICAATFLVFNGYQLGMSFSLYVMIYYVYGGDDSRAGELLGWFGTVTAASTIGVILLTGWLATRFGKRKTFLLTISISMIGYALKWIGYNPDHPYWLLFAAPFVAFGVGSLFTLMGSMIADVCDYDELGTHQRREGVFGAIYWWMVKIGMALAGLLTGIMLNVSGFAVELAAQPEKTLFFLRVFDVGVPLVTSALAIVIMLTYPISERRAYEIRAELERRRGKLGSEVLE; from the coding sequence TTGAACACAACCGAGCATCACATCACGGCTGCGGAAGACCGGATCCCGCTGCGGCAGAAGTCGGCCTACGCAGTGGGGATGTTCGTGAACAACCTGCAGGCCGCGGCACTGCCTGCCATGGTCGTCATCCTCAACCTGGGTCTGGGCATGGACCCGTTTCTTGTCGGCCTGATTGCCGCGATCCCGCGCGCCTTCGACGCAATTTCCGACCCGATGGTGGGGTACATCTCCGATCGGACGCGCACGATGTGGGGACGCCGCCGTCCTTTCATCCTGGTCGGCGCGATCCTATCGGGGCTGATCTTTGCCCTGATGTGGCAGCTGCCCGGCGGGCGGAGCGAGAGTTTCTACTTCTGGGTGTTCCTGGGCGCGTCGGTCCTGTTCTTCCTTGCCTACACACTGTATGCGACGCCCTTCGTGGCCTTCGGCTACGAAATGACCGCGGATTATCACGAACGAACCCGACTGCATATGTTTGCGAACACCGCCGGCCAGTTGGTCTGGCTGGGGGTGCCCTGGTTCTACGCCATCATGGCCAACCAGAACCTGTTCCGGGACACGGTGCACGGCGCCCGAACGCTGGCCATCGCGGTCGGGATCACCGTCGCGGTTCTGGGCGTCGTTCCCGCCGTGTTTTGCAGAGAAAGACACCTGCCGGTTCCCGCTGCAGGGAAACAGCAGGGCGTGTTTGCAAACACGCTCCAGTTCTTCAAGGGTGTCGGCATCACACTCGGGTGCAAGCCGTTCGTGAAAATCTGTGCCGCAACCTTCCTGGTCTTCAACGGTTACCAGCTCGGGATGTCCTTCTCGCTGTACGTGATGATCTACTACGTCTACGGCGGGGATGACTCCAGAGCCGGCGAACTGCTGGGTTGGTTCGGGACGGTGACCGCCGCCTCCACCATTGGGGTCATCCTGCTCACGGGCTGGCTTGCGACCCGCTTCGGCAAGCGCAAGACGTTTCTCCTCACCATCTCCATATCGATGATTGGCTACGCCCTGAAGTGGATCGGCTATAACCCGGATCATCCCTACTGGCTGCTCTTCGCGGCACCGTTCGTCGCCTTCGGAGTCGGGTCGCTGTTTACGCTGATGGGCTCGATGATCGCGGATGTCTGCGACTACGACGAGTTGGGGACGCACCAACGCCGCGAGGGTGTTTTCGGGGCCATCTACTGGTGGATGGTCAAGATCGGGATGGCGTTGGCCGGCCTGCTTACGGGCATCATGCTGAACGTGTCCGGATTTGCCGTCGAGTTGGCGGCGCAGCCCGAGAAGACCCTGTTCTTCCTGAGGGTGTTTGACGTTGGCGTACCCCTGGTGACGTCCGCGCTTGCGATCGTCATCATGCTCACCTACCCGATCAGCGAACGGAGAGCGTACGAGATACGGGCCGAGTTGGAGCGTCGACGCGGAAAACTGGGCTCCGAGGTGCTGGAATGA
- a CDS encoding sodium:solute symporter, which yields MNQLASLDWVVIALYFAAIFGVAWWVAGRKKDTHESTAGYFLAGRNVGWFVVGTALFASNIGSEHLVGLAGTGYDSGVAVGQFEVLASLILLILGWLFVPFYLRSSVYTMPEFLERRYSPAARWYLAVISIIGYVLTKISVTLYAGGIVYEVLLGGNFWTGALIIVVATGIYTVLGGLRAVLYTEMLQTIMLIGGAILVTVIGLVKLGGVSALMAASEPGTFDMWQPMDHPSFPWTGILFGAPILGVWYWCTDQFIVQRVLSANGIDHARRGTIFGGFLKILPLFIFVIPGVVAAALAKTGQLEIARADHALPEMIRSLLPIGIRGLVMAGFLAALMSSLAAVFNSCSTLITWDVYRKIRPDASERRLVVVGKLSTLALVGFGLLWIPLMKHISGQLYVYLQSVQAYISPPIAAVFLLGIFWKRVNSAGAIASLGTGFVLGAARLILELTKDSTSGWLFWYADINFLHFAVFLFAICTGVLIAVSLLTPAEPDEKLAGLTFATATGGAPGTGRELRSSPAWRRRDRYLSILLVVMVALVWLVFR from the coding sequence ATGAATCAGCTGGCCTCACTCGATTGGGTTGTGATTGCGCTCTACTTCGCGGCGATTTTCGGTGTCGCGTGGTGGGTGGCCGGTAGAAAAAAAGATACCCACGAATCCACCGCCGGCTATTTCCTCGCCGGCCGCAACGTCGGGTGGTTCGTCGTCGGAACCGCGTTGTTCGCTTCCAACATCGGATCCGAACACCTCGTCGGTCTTGCCGGGACCGGCTACGACAGCGGTGTCGCCGTGGGCCAGTTCGAAGTCCTGGCATCGCTGATCCTGCTGATTCTTGGCTGGCTCTTCGTCCCGTTCTATCTCCGGAGCAGCGTCTACACGATGCCGGAGTTTCTCGAACGGCGGTATTCGCCTGCGGCACGCTGGTATCTGGCGGTCATCTCCATCATCGGATACGTGCTGACGAAGATCTCCGTGACTTTGTACGCCGGAGGGATTGTCTACGAGGTTCTTCTCGGCGGTAACTTCTGGACCGGTGCCCTGATCATCGTCGTCGCCACGGGGATCTACACCGTACTCGGGGGGTTGCGGGCGGTGCTCTACACCGAGATGTTGCAGACGATCATGCTGATCGGGGGAGCGATCCTCGTCACGGTGATCGGCCTGGTCAAGCTGGGTGGGGTGAGTGCGCTGATGGCGGCCAGTGAGCCGGGCACCTTCGACATGTGGCAACCGATGGATCACCCGTCCTTCCCATGGACCGGAATCCTGTTCGGCGCCCCGATCCTCGGCGTGTGGTACTGGTGCACCGACCAGTTCATCGTGCAGCGGGTTCTGTCCGCCAACGGGATCGACCACGCCCGTCGTGGGACGATCTTCGGCGGGTTTCTCAAGATCCTGCCTCTGTTCATCTTCGTCATCCCCGGCGTGGTCGCCGCCGCGCTCGCCAAGACGGGACAACTCGAGATCGCCCGTGCCGATCACGCGCTCCCCGAGATGATTCGATCCCTCTTACCCATCGGCATACGCGGCCTGGTCATGGCCGGTTTCCTGGCAGCCCTGATGAGCTCGCTTGCGGCGGTGTTCAACTCCTGCTCCACGCTGATCACGTGGGACGTCTACCGCAAGATTCGACCGGACGCGTCGGAGCGGCGGTTGGTCGTCGTCGGCAAGTTGTCGACGCTTGCGCTGGTCGGCTTCGGTCTGCTGTGGATCCCGTTGATGAAGCACATCTCAGGACAACTGTACGTCTACCTGCAGAGTGTTCAGGCCTACATCTCACCGCCGATCGCTGCGGTGTTTCTGCTCGGTATCTTCTGGAAGCGGGTCAACAGCGCAGGTGCCATCGCGTCGCTGGGCACCGGGTTCGTGCTTGGCGCGGCACGACTCATCCTGGAACTCACCAAGGATTCGACGAGCGGATGGCTCTTCTGGTATGCCGATATCAACTTCCTGCACTTCGCCGTCTTCCTGTTTGCGATCTGTACCGGCGTGCTGATCGCCGTGAGCCTGCTGACCCCGGCCGAGCCGGACGAGAAGCTCGCCGGTCTGACGTTCGCCACCGCCACTGGCGGGGCTCCCGGGACGGGCAGAGAGCTGCGATCGAGCCCGGCGTGGCGACGCCGCGATCGGTATCTGTCGATCCTGCTGGTCGTCATGGTGGCGCTGGTTTGGCTGGTTTTTCGATGA